From Spartinivicinus ruber, the proteins below share one genomic window:
- a CDS encoding phage portal protein produces the protein MPQLIDQWGKPIQAHTHSRQLQETLQDWQPPTLSVDMEHLPERQLRNSRARDIKRSHGYAAGAEQTYVDNIVGHQFRLSAKPNYKVLGIDHKVANEWAKDVEARFTDWAEDPDAWIDAEEKRTLTMLARESVRHHAHQGEVLASVEWRKLARNNAQTAIKLIDSERLCNPYELPDSYRLRAGVELGPRGQALAYHIRSAHQSEAGLTHHAYQWKKIAKRKRWGRLQILHIFEPEQADQTRGVNVFVSSLKGLKMLEQFQDATLQNAIVNAMYAAVIESEMDSQTVLAALGGVDDGHNNAFTQYLAQVAGYHQKAKNIRFNGVKIPHLLPNEKLELKTASTNAAFSQFEDTLLRHLAASMNLSFEQLSKDYSKTNYSSARASMLESWKYFLGIREIIPARFCSQLYALWLEEMVNKGIIKLPNGSPNFYQAKSAWCRCLWIAQGQTHIDGLKEVKRIELLMKLGLLTYEKAAMMLGEDYQELFEQRLREQQEMGEFTPQAS, from the coding sequence ATGCCACAACTCATTGATCAATGGGGAAAGCCCATTCAAGCGCACACCCATAGCCGACAGTTGCAGGAGACCTTGCAAGACTGGCAACCGCCTACCCTGTCAGTGGACATGGAGCACTTGCCTGAACGGCAACTACGTAATAGCCGTGCGCGGGATATTAAGCGCAGTCATGGTTATGCGGCTGGGGCTGAACAAACCTATGTGGATAATATTGTCGGTCACCAATTTAGACTGTCAGCCAAGCCTAACTATAAAGTCTTGGGCATTGATCATAAGGTGGCTAACGAATGGGCTAAAGATGTAGAGGCGCGCTTTACGGATTGGGCAGAAGACCCGGATGCTTGGATTGATGCCGAAGAAAAGCGCACCTTAACCATGCTCGCCAGAGAAAGTGTTCGTCACCATGCCCATCAAGGCGAAGTGTTAGCCAGTGTGGAATGGCGGAAATTGGCCAGAAATAACGCCCAAACCGCAATCAAACTTATTGATAGTGAACGGCTGTGTAATCCCTATGAATTACCCGACAGTTATCGGCTACGGGCTGGGGTGGAATTAGGGCCACGGGGCCAAGCCTTGGCTTACCATATTCGTTCTGCCCATCAATCAGAAGCGGGTTTAACCCATCACGCTTACCAGTGGAAAAAAATCGCCAAGCGTAAACGTTGGGGGCGCTTGCAAATCTTACATATTTTTGAGCCGGAACAAGCCGACCAAACCCGTGGGGTGAATGTGTTTGTGTCCAGTTTAAAAGGCTTAAAAATGCTGGAACAATTTCAGGATGCCACTTTACAAAATGCTATTGTGAATGCCATGTATGCCGCGGTCATTGAATCCGAAATGGACAGCCAAACCGTCTTAGCGGCATTAGGTGGTGTGGATGATGGCCACAATAATGCATTTACCCAGTATTTAGCCCAAGTGGCGGGTTATCATCAAAAGGCTAAAAATATTCGGTTTAATGGGGTGAAAATCCCGCATTTATTACCCAATGAAAAATTAGAACTGAAAACCGCCAGTACCAATGCCGCCTTTAGTCAGTTTGAGGATACTTTGCTACGGCATTTAGCGGCCAGCATGAATTTAAGCTTTGAGCAACTGAGTAAGGATTACAGTAAAACCAATTATTCTAGTGCCCGGGCGAGTATGTTGGAGAGTTGGAAATACTTTTTAGGGATCAGGGAAATTATTCCTGCCCGATTTTGCAGTCAGCTTTATGCGCTTTGGCTGGAAGAAATGGTGAATAAAGGAATAATCAAATTACCGAATGGCTCCCCCAATTTTTATCAAGCTAAATCCGCTTGGTGTCGTTGCCTCTGGATCGCCCAAGGCCAAACCCATATTGATGGTTTAAAAGAAGTCAAACGCATTGAGCTACTGATGAAGTTAGGCTTACTCACTTATGAAAAAGCCGCGATGATGCTGGGGGAAGATTATCAGGAGTTATTTGAGCAGCGGTTGCGAGAACAACAAGAAATGGGAGAATTTACACCTCAAGCATCTTGA
- the gpW gene encoding gpW family head-tail joining protein, which yields MNHQQRLEEAKAALHKLQTGSLRATVRDSEGNSVTFHAPQQLEHYIKSLEAELNGCSPRHAFRVIF from the coding sequence ATGAACCACCAGCAACGTTTAGAAGAAGCCAAAGCCGCTTTACACAAACTCCAAACGGGTTCACTCCGGGCCACTGTGCGTGACAGCGAAGGGAATAGCGTGACCTTTCATGCCCCCCAACAGTTGGAGCATTATATTAAGTCTTTGGAAGCGGAATTAAATGGCTGTTCACCCCGCCACGCTTTTCGGGTGATTTTTTAA